Proteins from one Apis cerana isolate GH-2021 linkage group LG11, AcerK_1.0, whole genome shotgun sequence genomic window:
- the LOC108002382 gene encoding protein MEMO1, translating into MALIRRATHAGSWYASSGLELNKQLEGWLSAADLSHGPARAIIAPHAGYSYCGACAAFAYRQISPVVVRRIFILGPSHHVRLAGCALSSASIYQTLLYDLHIDQQVYRELEETRHFEWMDLNTDEEEHSIEMQLPFIAKVMEGFKDSFTIIPILVGSLSPEKEALYGRLLAPYMADPQTLFVISSDFCHWGQRFRYTYYDRSCGPIHRSIQNLDKMGMDIIETLNPTMFNDYLKKYGNTVCGRHPISILLQVIHSLKGNTNGQRMNLKFLKYVQSNQCNNMNDSSVSYASASLVLE; encoded by the exons atggcATTAATTAGAAGAGCAACTCATGCTGGTAGTTGGTACGCAAGTTCTG GATTGGAGTTGAATAAACAATTAGAAGGTTGGTTGAGTGCTGCAGACTTATCACATGGACCTGCTAGAGCAATAATTGCTCC ACATGCAGGTTACAGCTATTGTGGAGCATGTGCTGCTTTTGCATATCGCCAGATTAGTCCTGTAGTTgt gcgtagaatttttattcttggtCCATCACACCATGTGAGATTAGCAGGCTGTGCTCTTTCCTCTGCTTCAATTTATCAAACTCTTTTGTATGATCTACATATTGATCAACAAG TGTATAGAGAACTTGAAGAAACTAGACACTTTGAATGGATGGATTTAAACACAGATGAAGAAGAACATAGTATTGAAATGCAATTGCCATTTATTGCAAAAGTTATGGAAGg gtttaaagattcttttacaataattccTATATTAGTGGGTTCATTAAGTCCTGAAAAAGAAGCACTTTATGGAAGATTATTAGCACCATATATGGCTGATCCACAgacattatttgttatatcttCAGATTTCTGTCATTGGGGTCAACGGTTTCGCTATACCTATTATGATAGATCCTGTGGCCCTATTCATAGGTCTATTCAAAATCTTGACAAAATG GGTATGGATATCATTGAAACATTAAATCCTACAATGTTTAatgattatcttaaaaaatatggtAATACAGTATGTGGTCGACATCCTATTAGTATTCTTTTACAG gTAATTCATAGTCTAAAAGGAAATACTAATGGTCAAAGAATGAATTTGAAGTTTCTTAAATATGTTCAAAGTAACCAGTGCAATAATATGAATGATAGTTCTGTTAGTTATGCCAGTGCTTCCTTGGTTCTTGAGTGA
- the LOC108002396 gene encoding CCR4-NOT transcription complex subunit 2, whose product MANLNFEQPPRSIANASLTSRTGGGGGLNSSALTGHVTPTSGMFSGSSTSTSSSANSAVVVTNVYPGASGTGGGQNNHQPQQQQLSPMGSRGLFGQRAFTDRRTMPALGTSNPMGSMGTFGIPQSRNYGSQINNFHSVFGSGGGGDTSTPPLLDLSEFPSLTNRGQGDSMPQPSPMPGKQPYVGMVKQPTSESSEFTMSSEDFPALPGTQNREGPSPGGSVSGDKNISVGLGPEIGQDVLQANRAPGSEKSQSSKRGIQTSPDGKVTNIPASMVKDQFGIVGLLTFIRAAETDPNLVSLALGQDLTALGLNLNSPESLYQNFGGPWAETPCRPQDIDFHVPPEYLINAAIRDKLAPVKLNRYKDDLLFYMFYTNVGDVLQLAAAAELYSREWRYHMEEKVWITQAPGLGLVEKTSTYERGTYYYFDAQSWRKVAKEFHLDYTKLESRPHLPTNFHQTQP is encoded by the exons ATGGCTAACCTGAACTTTGAGCAGCCACCACGCAGTATTGCGAACGCAAGCCTTACATCGCGCACAGGTGGTGGGGGGGGCTTAAATTCATCGGCCCTTACGGGTCATGTCACACCTACCTCGGGCATGTTCTCAGGCTCATCCACAAGCACTTCCAGTTCAGCTAATTCTGCGGTAGTAGTTACTAACGTTTACCCTGGAGCATCAGGGACAGGAGGTGGACAAAATAATCATCAACCTCAACAACAGCAGCTCTCTCCTATGGGCAGCAGAGGACTGTTTGGACAGAGAGCTTTTACAGATAGACGTACAATGCCTGCTCTTGG aacttCGAATCCAATGGGTAGCATGGGCACATTTGGAATACCTCAAAGTCGTAATTACGGATctcaaatcaataattttcactcTGTTTTTGGTAGTGGAGGAGGTGGAGATACAAGTACTCCTCCATTATTGGATCTATCTGAATTTCCTTCATTAACGAACAGAGGACAGGGTGATTCTATGCCACAACCTAGTCCTATGCCAGGAAAACAACCTTAtg ttgGAATGGTAAAACAACCAACATCCGAATCAAGTGAGTTTACAATGAGTTCTGAAGATTTTCCAGCATTACCAGGAACACAAAATAGAGAAGGGCCTTCACCAGGTGGAAGTGTTTCTGGAGATAAAAACATATCTGTTGGACTTGGTCCTGAAATTGGACAAGATGTATTACAAGCAAATAGAGCACCTGGATCAGAAAAGTCTCAATCATCTAAAAGAGGCATACAAACATCTCCTGATg gTAAAGTGACCAATATACCAGCTAGTATGGTAAAAGACCAGTTTGGAATAGTTGGATTATTGACATTTATTAGGGCAGCTGAAACAGATCCGAATTTAGTATCTTTGGCATTAGGTCAAGATTTAACTGCATTAGgattaaatcttaattcaCCAGAAAgtctttatcaaaattttggtGGACCTTGGGCAGAAACACCATGCCGACCTCAGGATATCGATTTTCATGTACCACCAGAATACCTTATTAATGCCGCCATCAg agATAAGTTAGCACcagttaaattaaatcgatacaAGGATGATctactattttatatgttttatacaaATGTTGGAGATGTATTGCAATTAGCAGCAGCTGCAGAatt GTATAGTAGAGAATGGCGATATCATATGGAAGAAAAGGTTTGGATAACGCAAGCACCAGGATTAGGACTTGTAGAAAAAACATCAACATATGAACGTggtacttattattattttgatgcgCAAAGTTGGAGAAAAGTAgcaaaagaatttcatttggATTATACAAAACTAGAAAGTAGACCTCATCTTCCcacaaattttcatcaaaccCAGCCTTGA
- the LOC108002380 gene encoding malonyl-CoA decarboxylase, mitochondrial, whose product MIFSRMHLKILINIYNNKFILKYNTTPKILKLFLTQNLRDISTFCENNVFEEQLKEVFKFKNSNVSNWIIENKARTLCNAYQESNKKDKEQILRILAFRYAVEHTVVCNVAEKYVSTESDNKRRMISYERNLRNVLTPNYQWLFIMIGRLENGVKFLVDLRTDILELILKIKDTDESIAIQQLNITLRDLLLLWFSVGFLYLERITWQTSCDILQKISDYEAIHPIKNWLDLKQRVGPYRRCYIFTHLSMPREPLVVLHTALCDIIPDSVKDIDEAKVRILGNLKKEITFLEEDKNKIKTAIFYSITSTQKGLQGIELGNYLIKEVAKEVISEFPMIHELSSLSPIPNFRTWFLEKIKQDICNIFTNEECNSIQEILKEKDITFGLKKILNNSLWTQDIKICEVLKKPLLRACAWYLYKEKRRNYALDSVANFHLRNGAVMWRINWLADPSPRGVGNSCGIMVNYRYYLHECEKHSQTYIENYFINASEDIINLSTQYKKL is encoded by the exons atgatatttagtAGAATgcacttgaaaattttaattaatatttataataataaatttattttaaaatataatacaacaccaaagattttaaaattgtttcttacACAAAATCTACGTGATATTTCTacattttgtgaaaataatgtttttgaagaacaattaaaagaagtttttaaatttaaaaatagtaatgttAGTAATTGGATTATTGAG aataaagcTCGTACTTTATGTAATGCATATCAAGAAAGtaacaaaaaagataaagaacaAATTCTACGTATTTTAGCATTTAGATATGCTGTTGAACATACTGTTGTATGTAATGTAGcagaaaaatatgtatctacagag tCTGATAATAAAAGACGTATGATTTCTTATGAacgaaatttaagaaatgttTTAACACCAAATTATCAATGGTTGTTTATTATGATTGGAAGACTTGAAAATGGTGTGAAATTTCTTGTTGATTTAAGGACAGATATATta gaattaatattaaaaattaaagatacagATGAAAGTATTGCAATACAGCAATTGAATATTACCCTAcgagatttattattactttggtTTTCAGTAGGattcttatatttagaaagaatTACATGGCAAACTTCATGCGATATTTTACAAAAG atttcagATTATGAGGCAATACATCCTATAAAAAATTGGTTAGATTTAAAACAAAGAGTTGGACCATATAGAAGATGTTATATTTTCACTCATTTATCTATGCCACGAGAACCTCTTGTTGTATTACATACAGCATTATGTGATATTATACCTG ATAGTGTAAAAGATATTGATGAAGCAAAAGTCAGAATTCTTGGTAatctaaaaaaagagataacatttttagaagaagataaaaacaaaataaaaactgcaatattttattcaataacttCCACACAGAAAGGATTacaa ggTATTGAACttggtaattatttaataaaagaagtgGCAAAAGAAGTGATATCAGAATTTCCTATGATTCATGAATTATCTTCATTATCACCAATACCTAACTTTAGAACAtggtttttagaaaaaataaaacaag atatatgtaatattttcacaaatgaaGAATGTAATTCtatacaagaaattttaaaagaaaaagatataacttttggtttaaaaaaaattttaaataattcattatggactcaagatattaaaatatgcgaAGTTTTAAAAAAGCCATTACTTCGAGCATGTGCTtggtatttatataaagaaaaaagacgaaaTTATGCTTTAGATAGTGTTG cAAACTTTCATCTTCGTAATGGAGCTGTTATGTGGAGAATAAATTGGTTGGCTGATCCTTCACCACGTGGTGTTGGAAACAGTTGTGGAATTATGGTAAATTATAG atactATTTACATGAATGTGAAAAACATAGTCAaacttatattgaaaattattttataaatgcttctgaagatataattaatctctCAACacagtataaaaaattataa
- the LOC108002398 gene encoding uncharacterized protein LOC108002398 isoform X1 — translation MQIVYFFWSFIWYILSIYQVNAVEYNITLTHDGPVVLGGTITFKADIFENDDRPSGTFKYKWSDNALNPHIYETGKTSNTTTYWSLNILHENYTVGIYEVEVIVSKFVILWWEKLTSVRAKFYVTQFFNGDIKIIQSNKTSIDSYVSSASEVNVTINIRKGDMDYLMKATTVSIYWFIDCKYFGQTNDLNFLYNFTNPNVSHMLEALVIASYDSLTTTVLPSTTISPITTTILSNKTVQNNTISNITKEVTNAIISNNNFTIKLISTEMVTEMSLNDAVNNISDVNNISLPYICSNSIIPPDPNKTYGHFTKKIDVRAPIRNITVEGTNWIQPWDMLSLNVTCKGSGPFNKCLQFQRGKYNVTGNETCNNIDNLYSCNFSIIHYFLEPSIYTILIILNNDVSKQIYPLTINIYKVTTKPQLSVIVVPVSCSLAAVVLIIFGIAYYIQNRAKFTIEVADFDFGQNNPEMEYKTFTERLRDSINNTIRPGSKRISGYKPLTNSQTLQ, via the exons ATGCAGATAGTGTATTTTTTTTGGAGTTTTATTTGGTATATTTTGTCTATTTATCAAG tcAATGctgtagaatataatataacattaactCACGATGGTCCTGTAGTATTAGGTGGGACTATTACATTTAAAGCCGATATCTTTGAGAATGATGATAGACCATCaggaacatttaaatataaatggagCGACAATGCATTAAATCCTCATATATATGAg acAGGAAAAACATCAAATACAACAACATATTggagtttaaatattttacatgaaaattatACAGTTGGAATATATGAAGTTGAAGTGATAGTtagtaaatttgttattttatggtGGGAGAAACTTACTAGTGTTCGTGCTAAGTTTTATGTCACtc AATTCTTTAATggggatattaaaattatacaatccAATAAAACGTCAATAGATTCATATGTTTCTTCAGCATCTGAAGTAaatgtaacaataaatataagaaaaggtGATATGGATTATTTGATGAAAGCTACAACAGTATCAATTTATTGGTTCAtagattgtaaatattttggtcaaacaaatgatttaaattttctctataattttacaaatcctAATGTATCGCATATGTTAGAAGCTTTAGTAATAGCATCATATGATTCACTAACAACAACTGTTTTACCATCTACAACTATTTCACCAATAACAACAACTATTCTTTCTAATAAAACTGtgcaaaataatacaatatcaaatattacaaaagaagTGACAAATGCTatcatatctaataataattttaccataaaattaatatctacagAAATGGTAACAGAAATGTCTCTAAATGATGCAGTAAATAATATCTctgatgtaaataatatttctttaccaTATATTTGttccaattcaataattcCTCCAGATCCTAATAAAACATATGGACACTTTACAAAAAAGATTGATGTTCGTg cacCCATAAGAAATATAACAGTAGAGGGTACCAATTGGATTCAACCTTGGGATATGTTATCTCTTAATGTAACATGCAAAGGTTCAGGACCTTTTAATAAGTGCCTTCAGTTTCAAAGAGGAAAGTATAATGTTACTGGAAATGAAACATGCAACAATATAGATAATCTttattcttgtaatttttctatcattcattattttttggaaCCAagtatatacacaatattaattatattaaataatgatgtcagcaaacaaatttatcctttgacaataaatatttataaag taacaACAAAACCACAATTATCAGTCATAGTGGTACCTGTTTCTTGTTCACTTGCTGCTGTggtacttattatttttggcattgcatattatatacaaaatagagCAAAATTTACTATAGAAGTTGCAGATTTTGATTTTGGTCAGAATAATCCagaaatggaatataaaaCATTCACAGAACGATTACGAGATTCAATTAATAACACCATAAGACCAGGAAGCAAACGGATAAGT ggTTATAAACCTCTTACTAATTCTCAAACTCTTCAATga
- the LOC108002398 gene encoding uncharacterized protein LOC108002398 isoform X2: MQIVYFFWSFIWYILSIYQVNAVEYNITLTHDGPVVLGGTITFKADIFENDDRPSGTFKYKWSDNALNPHIYETGKTSNTTTYWSLNILHENYTVGIYEVEVIVSKFVILWWEKLTSVRAKFYVTQFFNGDIKIIQSNKTSIDSYVSSASEVNVTINIRKGDMDYLMKATTVSIYWFIDCKYFGQTNDLNFLYNFTNPNVSHMLEALVIASYDSLTTTVLPSTTISPITTTILSNKTVQNNTISNITKEVTNAIISNNNFTIKLISTEMVTEMSLNDAVNNISDVNNISLPYICSNSIIPPDPNKTYGHFTKKIDVRAPIRNITVEGTNWIQPWDMLSLNVTCKGSGPFNKCLQFQRGKYNVTGNETCNNIDNLYSCNFSIIHYFLEPSIYTILIILNNDVSKQIYPLTINIYKVTTKPQLSVIVVPVSCSLAAVVLIIFGIAYYIQNRAKFTIEVADFDFGQNNPEMEYKTFTERLRDSINNTIRPGSKRISVRQPYYGSMNH, encoded by the exons ATGCAGATAGTGTATTTTTTTTGGAGTTTTATTTGGTATATTTTGTCTATTTATCAAG tcAATGctgtagaatataatataacattaactCACGATGGTCCTGTAGTATTAGGTGGGACTATTACATTTAAAGCCGATATCTTTGAGAATGATGATAGACCATCaggaacatttaaatataaatggagCGACAATGCATTAAATCCTCATATATATGAg acAGGAAAAACATCAAATACAACAACATATTggagtttaaatattttacatgaaaattatACAGTTGGAATATATGAAGTTGAAGTGATAGTtagtaaatttgttattttatggtGGGAGAAACTTACTAGTGTTCGTGCTAAGTTTTATGTCACtc AATTCTTTAATggggatattaaaattatacaatccAATAAAACGTCAATAGATTCATATGTTTCTTCAGCATCTGAAGTAaatgtaacaataaatataagaaaaggtGATATGGATTATTTGATGAAAGCTACAACAGTATCAATTTATTGGTTCAtagattgtaaatattttggtcaaacaaatgatttaaattttctctataattttacaaatcctAATGTATCGCATATGTTAGAAGCTTTAGTAATAGCATCATATGATTCACTAACAACAACTGTTTTACCATCTACAACTATTTCACCAATAACAACAACTATTCTTTCTAATAAAACTGtgcaaaataatacaatatcaaatattacaaaagaagTGACAAATGCTatcatatctaataataattttaccataaaattaatatctacagAAATGGTAACAGAAATGTCTCTAAATGATGCAGTAAATAATATCTctgatgtaaataatatttctttaccaTATATTTGttccaattcaataattcCTCCAGATCCTAATAAAACATATGGACACTTTACAAAAAAGATTGATGTTCGTg cacCCATAAGAAATATAACAGTAGAGGGTACCAATTGGATTCAACCTTGGGATATGTTATCTCTTAATGTAACATGCAAAGGTTCAGGACCTTTTAATAAGTGCCTTCAGTTTCAAAGAGGAAAGTATAATGTTACTGGAAATGAAACATGCAACAATATAGATAATCTttattcttgtaatttttctatcattcattattttttggaaCCAagtatatacacaatattaattatattaaataatgatgtcagcaaacaaatttatcctttgacaataaatatttataaag taacaACAAAACCACAATTATCAGTCATAGTGGTACCTGTTTCTTGTTCACTTGCTGCTGTggtacttattatttttggcattgcatattatatacaaaatagagCAAAATTTACTATAGAAGTTGCAGATTTTGATTTTGGTCAGAATAATCCagaaatggaatataaaaCATTCACAGAACGATTACGAGATTCAATTAATAACACCATAAGACCAGGAAGCAAACGGATAAGTGTACGCCAGCCCTATTATGGCAGCATGAATCACTAA